The Deltaproteobacteria bacterium DNA segment ATCCTCTGGCTGGGCACGGGGCACCACCCCTTCGCCCGCCGGGAGGACATCCACTGGATGCCCAAGGGGCGCTACGCGATCATGCGCAGCTACCTGCCCACCCGCGGCGGCCGCGCCCTGGACATGATGCTGCGCACCGGCACCGTGCAGGCGAACTACGACTACGCCTCCGAGGAGGACATGGTCCGCAAGATGCGGGCGGCGCTCTCGGTGACCTCGCTGGTGAGCGCCATCTACGCGAACTCCCCGCTGGTCGAGGGCAAGCTCACCGGCTGGGTGAGCGAGCGGCAGCGGATCTGGCTGGACGTGGATCCCGACCGCACGGGCCTCTTGCCCTTCGTCTTCGACGAGGACTTCGGCTACCAGCGCTACCTGGAGTGGGCCCTCGACGTGCCCATGTTCTTCCTGCGGCGGCGGGGGCAGTTCCTCTCCAAGATCTGCGGGGTGCCCTTCCGCCGCTTCCTCGAGGAGGGCTTCGAGGGCATCCAGCCGAGGATGGGGGACTTCGAGGACCACCTCACCACCCTCTTCCCCGAGGTGCGGCTCAAGGGCTACCTCGAGGTGCGCGGCGCCGACGGCTGCCGCCGGGACCTCAACTGCGCCCTGCCCGCCCTCTGGAAGGGCATCCTCTACGACGACGACGCCTCGGAGGCCGCGATCGCCCTGATGGCCGACGTCGACGCCCGCGGGCGCGAGCGCCTGCGCGAGGCCGTGGCCCGGGAGGGCCTCGAGGCGAAGGTGGATCAGGTGAACGTCCTCGAGCGCGCGCGGGAGCTGCTGGCGATCAGCCAGGAGGGCCTGAAGCGGCAGGCCTGCCTCGACGCCAACGGCCGGGACGAGCGGGTCTACCTGGAGGAGGTCGACCGGATCCTCTCCCTCGGCAAGAGCCCGGGGCACCTGGTCGCCGAGTTCTGGCAGAAGGACTGGGGGGCGCATCCCGAGCGCCTCGCCGAGCACTGCAAGTTCTGATTGCGTAATACGATTCTGACTGGTACGTATTACTCATGAGAGAGCCGATGCGGACGATCTCCCTGAAGATTCCGGCGCGCCTCGACCGCCTGCTGACGGTCCTGGCCCGGCGCCGCGGCACCTCGCGCTCAGCCGTGCTTCGGGAGGCGCTCGATGCCCTGGCCGGTATCGAGGAGCACTCCTTCGCCGCGGGCGCCGCGGACCTGGCGGGGCGTGTCGAGGGACCATCGGACCTCTCCACCTCCGAGCGCCACCTCGAGGGTTTCGGCGAGTGAAGCAGGCCCTGATCGACACGGGCCCCATCGTCGCCTTCTTGAACCGCCGCGACCGCCATCACGAGTGGGCCCGGACCGAGCTCTCGAGTCTGCGCCCTCCCCTCCTCACCTGCGAGCCCGTCCTGGCCGAGGCCTGCTTCCTGCTGCGAAACACCGAGGGTGGCGCGGATGCCGTGCTCGAGCTCGTCGCTCGCGACCTGCTGCGGGTGCAGTTCGAGGTCGCCGAGGAGATCGAGGCCCTCCGCTCCCTGATGAAGAAGTACGCCAGCGTGCCGATGTCCCTCGCCGACGCCTGCCTCGTCCGGGCGACCGAGCTCCACAAGGACAGCACCGTGCTCACCCTCGACGAGGACTTCCGCGTCTACCGGCGCAACCGGGGGCAGGCGATCCCGGTGATCATGCCGAGCTAGAGCGCCGGCGGCCTCTGCTACACTTCGGAGATGTGGCGGAGGGTGTTGGTGTTGGCGATTACGGCGTTGGTGCTGCCTGTCGCGGCCCGCGCCGAGACGAAGTGCCCGACCGAACGGACGGTGCTCTCGAAGTCGCTGCTCCACGGTGCCAGCGGGGAGCTGCTCGGAAGCCTCCTCTCGGGAACCAGGGTCCGCCTCACCGGAGCACTCCATCCGGACAATCCGAACTGGATGGAGGTCGAGCTTCAGAGTCCCGTGTCCCTTCGAGGTACATCGCCGAGAGGAGGATGACCGCGGGCTCGCCACCCGCGTGCGTTGCGACGCGCTGACGGGCGCCTCGCCGCTGCCCCTCAAGGAGGCCGGATGTGACGGCATGGCGGTCGGGTGGCCGGACTGGGTGAGCAGCGGGACCACGGTCGAGCTGGAGAGAGAGAAGCGGCGAGGCCTCAGGAGCTCGGACGAGAAGGAACCCACCATCAAGGTGAAGAGCCGGGATGGCGAACACCTCAAGGAATTCTCCAGGGCATCGGGCTACCTCGTGAAAGAAGGTGAAAACCGTGGCCTGGTCGAGGTGGTCCGGATGGACGGCCGGGTCTTTCTGGGTTGGGTCGACAGCGAGCGATACCGATCCGTTCCCAAGTACCTCGGCGGCGCCTGGTCCCACTTGTGCTGCCCGACTGAAATCGATCCAGCGTGGTCGGGTCACTGGAATCGAGGCTCCGGCCGGAAGGTCATGGAGGGTCAACAGAGGTTCCTCCGGACCGCGGCTCCGCAATCTGCCCGTTCCCCCGGCGCCGACCCTTCTCACCCATCCAGCCGATCTCGCTCTGGGATGCGAGGCCATGAAAGTCATCACCAAGGATGCCGAGACGAGGGATCGGCTCTACGCGTTCGTCGGATGCGCGAACCAGGCAGGTCGGGACAGCTGGATCCAGGCCGGTCCGCTCGTGATCCAGGAGAAGGGAAGGGAGCGCAGGCGGGCGTCGCTCCGAAGTGACGCCAGGTGCTACCTGCTGGGGCCAGTGGACCTTCGAGGCAAAGAGGCGCCGAAGAGAGGTGACGGGCCGCCCGTCGCCTGGATGAGGCTCTCGGCAACGGAAGACCACCTCCGGATGCACCTCGAGCTCTCCTCCGCGTCGAAGAGAAGGTTCAAGAACAGGAGTTCGGAAGAGGCCTGCGAGCCGTTCGAGGCCGAGTTCCGGGTCTCGGGTCAGGAGCTCGAGCTCGTGCGGACTGGCGGGCTCGACGAGACTCGCTAGCGCTTGCCGGAGAGCAAGATGTCGACGACCTGGTCCTGGCGGCCGGCCGGCCGGGCGCGATCGCGGGCCCAGGCCCGCAGCGCCTTCACCCGCTCCTCGTAGGTCCGATAGAGGGGCACCAGGTCGGCGGCCGCCCGGGCGAGATCCTGGGGCTCGAGCTCCCGGCCGGCGTTGAAGGCCCGGTAGAGGCCCGAGACCACGACCTGCTCGAGCTCGGCGCCGGAGTGGTAGCGCGTCTGATCGACCAGGCTCTCGAGGGGGAAGTCCGCCGGGTCGCGCCCCCTCCGGCGCAGGTGCACCGCGAGGATCTCCCTGCGATCGGGGTCCTCCGGCAGATCGACGAAGAAGATCTCGTCGAAGCGCCCCCGCCGCAGCAGCTCGGGAGGCAGGCCCGCCACCTCGTTGGCCGTGGCGACCACGAAGACCGGCGCCTCCTTCTCCTGCATCCAGGTGAGGAAGGTGGCCAGGACCCGGGTGGTGGTGGGATCGACGCTGCCCATCGAGGCGTCGGCGCCGGCGAAGCCCTTCTCGATCTCGTCGATCCAGAGCACGGCCGGCCCGAAGGCCTCGGAGACCCGCAGCGCCCGGCGCAGCCCTGCCTCCGGGGGCAGCTCGCCCCCGAAGACGGCCCCCAGATCGAGGCGCAGCAGGGGCAGGCGCCAGTGCGAGGAGACCGCCTTGGCCGAGAGGCTCTTGCCGCAGCCCTGCACGCCGAGGAGGAGCACGCCCCGGGGCAGGGGCAGGCCGAACTCCCGGGCGCCGGCGGTGAAGGCCTGCTCGCGCTCGGCGAGCCAGCGCTTGAGGGTGTCGAGGCCGCCCACGTCCTCGAAGCCGAAGTCGGGCTCCACCACCTCGAGGGCGAAGGCGTCCCGCAGGTGACGGCGCTTCTCGGCGAGGACCGGCGCCACCACGTCCTCGCCCGGCTGGGTGACGGCGGCGACGAAGGCCCGGTGCGCCGCGTTCTCCCCGAGGCCGAGGGCCGCGGCGATCAGGGCATCCTGGTGGGCCGCGGCGGTGCCGCCGAGCTCGGCGAGCATCGCGCGCAGCTCCTCGGCGTCGGGGGGCGGGACGAGCACCTGCACGACCTCGGCGGAGAGCTCGGGCGGGAGGGAGAAGGCGGGCCCGAGGAAGACGACGCAGCGGCCGCTCGCGGTGAGCTCGTCGGCGCGATCCCGCAGGTGGCGGACGAGGAGGGGATCGGCGGCGTAGGGGTGGAGATCCCGGAGGACCAGCAGGCTGGCCTCCTCCCCGGCGAGGAAGGCCTCGAGGGCCGCCTCGGGCCGGTCGAGCTCGGGCCGGCCGTCGAGCCCCCGGGTCGCCGACCAGCGCAGGAGGGTGGCCCCCCGCAGCCCGGCGACCTGCTCGATCAGCCGTAGCCCCCGGGCCTCCTCGCTGGTCTCGAGCTGGAGGAAGGGCCAGCCCGCGGACCAGAGCCTCGAGATCTCGAGGGCCAGGGGGGGCGCGCTCATGACTCCACCGTCACCCTCAGGACCTCGCTGAAGGAGGTCACGCCGTCGGCCAGCTTGCGGATCACGTGCTCGCGGAGATCCTGCATCCCGTCGGCGCGGGCGATCTCGCGCAGCGTCCGGGCATCGGCGCCCTCGGCGACCGCGATCCCGATCTTGGGTGTCATCTCGAAGAGCTCGAAGACCCCGCTGCGCCCGAGGTAGCCCGTGCCCCGGCACTTCGGGCAACCCTTGCCCTCCCGGGCGACGACCCGGCCGACGTGGTCCTCGGGGTGGGCGACGCCCAGGGCCGCCAGCTGCTCGTGGTTCAGGGGCACCTCCTGCACGCAGCCCCGGCAGACCCGCCGGACCAGCCGCTGCGCCATGGAGCCGATGAGGGTGCCCCCCAGGAGGAAGGGCGGCACGCCCAGATCGCGCAGCCGCACCACCGCCCCCGCCGAGTCGTTGGTGTGGAGGGTGGAGAGCACGAGGTGCCCGGTGAGGGCAGCCTGCACCGCGTGCTGGGCGGTCTCCGTGTCCCGGATCTCGCCCACCATGATCACGTCGGGGTCCTGCCGCAGGACGTGGCGCAGGGCCTTCGAGAAGTCGAGACCGATGCCCCGCTGCACGCTGATCTGGTTGAAGGCCTCACAGACCATCTCCACCGGATCCTCGATGGTCACGACGTTGATGTCCGGGCGGTTGATGGCCTGGAGCGAGGAGTAGAGGGTCGTGGTCTTGCCGGCGCCGGTGGGCCCGGTGACGAGGATCAGCCCGTTGGGCCGGCTGATCCAGCGCTCGAACTGCTCGAGCTCGTCCGCGTAGAAGCCGAGGTCCTCGAGGTCCTGCAGGAGCACCTCGGGATCGAAGACCCGGATGACCACCTTCTCGCCGAAGGCCACCGGGACCGTGGAGACCCGCAGCTCGACCTCGCGATCGCCGCGGCCGGTCTTGATCCGTCCGTCCTGGGGGCGCCGCTTCTCGGCGACGTCGAGCCGCGCGAGCACCTTCACCCGCGAGCTCACGGGCGCGTGGAGGGCCCGGGGGATCCGGTAGATGTCGTGGAGCACGCCATCGATCCGCATCCGGACCTGGGTGAACTCCCGCCGGGGCTCGATGTGGATGTCCGAGGCCCGCTGATCGAAGGCGTAGTGCAGGAGGTACTCGACGGCGTTGACGACGGGCCGGTCGTTCGCCTCGAGGGCCTCGTGATCGGAGAGCTGCACCAGCTGCTCGAGGTTGCCGATGTCGGGCAGCACGGTGGCGCCGCTGCTCTCGCTCATCGCCGCCGTGACGCTCTTGCGGAAGCCGTGGACGTCGGTGATCGAGCGGAGGATGTCCGCCTTCGAGCAGAGGACCGGGCGCACCTCGGTGCCGGTGATGTGCCGGACGTTCTCCAGCAGCTCGCGGTCCCAGGGGTTCACCACCGCCAGGAGGAGCTCGCCGGCCCGCTGGCCGATGGGCAGGCAGCCGTGGCGGCGGGCATAGGCCCGGCTGACGGTGCTGGTGATCAGCTGGGCGTCGAGCTTGAGCGGATCGATCTTCTGGCTCTCCACGCCGATCCGCTCGGCCACCAGCAGGGTGATCCGGTCCTCGTCGAGGACCTCTTCCCGGCCCGTTCCGTCCGGCAGCTGGAGGGAGGCCACCAGCTCGATGGGGGAGACCTCGTAGTGCCCCCGGGTCGAGAGGAGCCCGCCCCGCTCCTTCTGGAGCCGCCCGCGCTGGGTGCGGGCCCGCACCAGCACCTCCCGCCGGGAGTCCTCGTCGATCGCGCCCGCCTCGACGAGGATCGCGCTGACGAGCTCCAGGTCGAAGTCCCGGGCATGGGGGTCCAAGGGGATCTCCACCCCCTCGCTCCCGGAGGCCACCCTCCCCTCCTCGCTCTCAGGATTCACGCCGAGGAGTGTACCGCTAGGGCGCCCGGATCACGACGGCGAGGCCGTTGGGGACGCCCCAGCCGCCCTCGACCTCGACGGAGTGCTCACCGGCCTTCAGGGAGAGCTGGGTCGAGGGTCCGCCGTCGAGGTTCAGGGCGTGCCAGCAGCCGAGCCCCCCCTGCTCGGGCTCACGGGCGAGCCACTCGGCCAGGATCGCGGCGTCGATCGCCTCGGTGGTGAGGAGCACCACCTGGCGCGGCTTCGGCACGCAGGCCACCGTGCGACGGGCGGTCTGCTTCTTGAGCTTGAGGGCCTTGCCGGCGACCACCAGCCGGGGCCCCGACTGCAGGGCCTCGCGCACGCCCGGGGGCTTGGCGGTCGCCCACTGATCGGTGTGCACGACCCCGGCGGTGGTGCCCGCCACCCAGAAGACCCCCCAGTCGACGTTGCGCAGGCGGTTGCGCTCCCGGCCGTCGGCCAGGACCAGGCCCAGGGGCTTGCCCGAGGGGTCGAAGAAGCCGCCGTTGACGACGGCCACCGCGCCCTCGGTCTCCTCGCGCAGGCGATCGACGGTCGCGCGCTCCCGCCCCGGCCGGCGGGCGTCGATCACGCGGACGTCGGCGCCGCCGAGGTCCACCCGCACGGCCTGCACCTCGACGTCCCCGGGCGCCCGGAGCTGCGCCGCGGCGACCCCCCGGCCGAGCGGCCGCCAGCTGCCGGAGTCCTCGCGGCAGCCGGCGATCGACGCGAGGCCGAGGAGGAGCAGCGCCAGCAGCCGCGGGCTCACTTGCGGCCCCCGAAGAGCTTGCGGATGCCCCGGAAGATCCCGGTGGACTGACCCTCGCCCCGCTCCCGGGCCAGGACGAGGTTCGCCAGATCCCGGATCTCGGTGCTGGAGCGCTGGAGGGCGGCCTCGACCTCGTCGGGGGTCTCGACGGTGGAGAGCACGCGGGAGATCACCTGGCCGGTGGACTCCTCGGTGGCCGTCACCGTGAGCAGCCCCTCCTCGTCGAGATCGAAGACGACCACCAGCTGCACCTCCCCCGCCGCCCGCTTCGGCAGCTCGACGAAGGCGAGGGTGCCCAGGTACTCGGCGTCCGCCGTGTAGCGGACGTTGCCCTGGAAGAGGGCCAGCTCGATCGAGGCCTGCCCCTCCTCACTGGTGGCGACCCGCACGGTCCGCTTGCAGGGGATCCGGGTGCCGCGCTCGATCACCGGCGCGATGCGCCCATCGGGCAGGCCGAGGCCGATGTTCTGGCCGAGGATGTCCTGCAGCTCCATCTTCGCGGCCCGGGGATCGGCGGCCTGCTGGATGTTCCGCGCCACCAGGGCGCAGCCCAGGGCCACCGCCTGCTCGGGATCGACCCCCCCGTCCCGGGCCTCCATCCCCAGCCGCGCCTCGAGGCGCTCGCGGACCAGGGGCATCCGCGACTGCGCCCCGACCAGGATCAGGTCGTCGAGCTGGTCGGCCGAGAGGCGGTGCTCCTGCAGGGTCTGGACGGTGAGCTCGACGGTGCGATCGATGAGGTGCTCGACCCAGCCCTCGAGCTCCTCGCGGCGCACCTCGAGCACGAGATCCTGCGAGCGGCCCGCGTCGTCCCGCCAGAGCCCGTGGATCTCCAGCGGCAAGGCGCGGGCGGAGCTCAGGGCGATCTTCAGCTTCTCGGCCTCGGTCAGGAGGCGCTCGAGGGTGGCGGGCTCGGGTTCGGCCGGCCCCCCCTGGCGGATCATCGCCTCGAGGAGGTGCCGGACGATCGCGAGATCGAAGTCCAGGCCGCCCAGGAAGTTGTCTCCCCCGGTGCCCACGACCTCGAAGCGATCCCCGGAGATGGTCAGCACCGAGACGTCGAAGGTGCCGCCGCCGAGGTCGTAGACCAGCACCCGGCGCCCGGGGATCTTCTGGCCGTAGCCGAAGGCCAGCGCCGCGGCGGTGGGCTCCGAGACGATCTTGAGGACCTCGAGGCCCGCCTCGAGGCCCGCCTGGCGCACGGCCGAGCGGCCGGCGTCTCCGAAGTAGGCCGGCACCGAGACCACCGCCCGGCTGCAGCCCTGCCCCAGCGCCAGCTCGGCGCCCGCCTTCACCGCGCCGAGGATCCGGGCGTTGATGTCGATGACCGAGAGGGTGTGGGCGGCCAGCGCGACCGCGACGCCACCCCCCTCGTCGGGGACCAGCTGGTAGGGCAGCCCCTCGGCCAGCTCCTGCACCACCGGAGCGTGGAAGCGGCGCCCCAGCAGGCGCTTGCTGCCGGAGACCGTCTCGGCGGGCTGCTCCAGCCGCCGCGCCAGGGCCGAGGCGCCGACCAGCACCTGCCCCCCCTTGCCGGAGGCCACCACCGCGGGCAGCCCCCGGCCGGCCTTGTCCAGGGGCAGGCAGCGCACGCCCCGCTCGTCGGCGATGGCGGCCAGGACCCGGCAGGTGCCCAGGTCGATGCCGAGGATCGGGCCGTCCTCGTCCCCCTCCTCGGCGAAGACCCCGGTCAGGGTCGGATCCCTACCCTCCTCGAGCGCCTCGGGGAGCGCGACCTCCTGGGACTCGGTGTACCAGGGGACCTTGGGCTTCTTCTTGCGGCGGGGGGCCGGCGTGGGCTGCCGGGAGGTGATCGACTGCGTGCGCTCGTCCTCGTCCTCCCCCTCCCCGGCGAGCTCGAGGCGCGCGTCCATCGCCTCGCCCTCGGGGTCGGTCGCCTCGCTCCGGCGCTGGCGAGAGGGCCGGCCCACGACGGTGTCCCGATCGGTGTCGCCCACGAGGAGCACCTCGCGAGAGCGGCGGACGGGCGGCGCGGTCACCTGGGTGGAGTCGTCGGAGGCCGCCCCGAAGAGCTCCTCCGGCCGGGCCACCAGGGTCGCGCCTTCGTCCTCGTCCTCGTCCTCGCCTTCGTCCTGGGGGCGCAGGGCCAGCCGGGCGTCGGGCCGGGTGCCGGGGTCGGTGGGGCCCTCCTCGAGCTCGGGCGGGAGGGCGGAGGGATCGGTGAAGGGCTCGTCCGGCTCGGGCTCGGGCGCCGGCTGCGGCTCGGGCTGGGGCTCGGGCTCCGGCTCGGGCTCGGGCTCCGGCTCGCCCGGGGCCGCCCCGGCGCGCGCGAGCTGGAGGACCTGGCGCCAGCGCTCCTTCGAGCTCGCGTCCATCCGGGTGAGGCGCAGCAGGAGCCCCGCGCCCGGCCTCGCGGGGGCGAGCTCGGCCACCTTCCCCTCACCGAGGAGGAGACGCTCGCCCTCGGCGTCGAGGAGCTCGAAGCGCACCAGGGTGCCGGCGGCCCAGTCCTTCCGGAGGGGCAAGAGCAGGCAGCCCTCCTCCACCTTCGGCGCCCAGGCCCGCACGAAGGCCTCGACCCCCGTGAGGGGGAGGCGCAGGCGCAGGGTCTGGGGACCGTTGGCGGTCAATCAGGCTTCCGGGATCAGGTCGTAGACGCGGGCCAGCGCCTGCTCGATCGCCTCCGGACGGGTGCCCCCGGCCTGAGCGAGGTCCGGCTTGCCGCCGCCCCTGCCGTCGACCAGCGGCGCGATCTCCCGCACCAGGTCTCCGGCCCTCAGCCGTCCCGTCAGATCCTTGGTCACCGCCACCAGGAGGGTGGCCTTGCCATCGTTCTCGGCGCCGAGGGCCACGACCCCGCTGCCGAGGCGATCGCGCAGCTTGTCGGCCAGCTCGCGCAGGCCCTTGGCCTCCTTCACCTCGACCTTGGTCGCGAGGACCTTCACGCCGTGCACCTCGCGCAGGTTGTCGAGGAGATCGCTCGAGGAGGCCGTCGCCAGCTTCTGCTCCAGGCGGTGGACCTCCCGCTCGAGCTCCTTCACGCGGGCCACCGCGGCCTCGGCGCGCGCGGCGAGCTCGCGGGGCGCTGCCTTCAGGGCCTCGCCGGCCCGGCGCAGGGTGCGCTCCTCCTCCAGCACACGCTCCACCGCGGCCTCGCCGGTGACCGCCACGATGCGGCGGATCCCCGAGGCGATGGAGGCGTCGGAGACGATCTTGAAGAAGCCGATGTCGCCAGCCCGCTCGACGTGGGTTCCCCCGCAGAGCTCCAGGGACTCCTCGCCGATGCGGACGGTGCGCACGCTGTCGCCGTACTTCTCCCCGAAGATGGCCATGGCGCCCTTCCCCCGCGCCTCCTCGAAGCCGAGGACCTCGGTCACCGAGGGCGCGTTGAGGGCCACCAGCCGGTTGACCCGGCGCTCGATCGCCTCGGTCTCCTCCTCGGAGAGCGGCTCGAAGTGCGCGTAGTCGAAGCGCAGGAGATCGGGCGCGACCAGCGAGCCCTTCTGCTTGGCGTGGTCGCCCAGGGTCTCCTGCAGCGCGAGGTGCAGGAGGTGGGTCGCCGAGTGGTTCGCGCGGATCTTCCGCCGCCGCTCGCCGTCCACGCTCGCCACGACCTTCTGCTCGACCTTCAGGCTGCCCTCGGTGATCTCGCAGACGTGCACGTGGAGGCCCGCGGGCTTGTGGGTCTGGCTCACCTTCGCGGCGAAGCCCTCGGCCGTGAGCGTGCCCTCGTCGCCGACCTGCCCGCCGCTCTCGGCGTAGAAGGGGCTGCGGTCGAGGATCAGCTCGACGGTCTGGCCCGCCGAGGCCTCGGCGACCTCCTGGCCCTCCCGGGCCATGGCCAGCACCCGGCCCTCGCCTGCTTCGGCCTCGTAGCCCAGGAAGTCGGTCTCGCCGTAGCGCTCCGCCCACGAGAGGAAGAGGTCGTCCACCGCCTCGCCCGCGCCCAGCTTGCCGCCGCTGCCGGCCTTCTGATCGTCGAGGGCCTTCTGGAAGCCGATCTCGTCGACGGTGAGGCCACGCTCCCGGAGGATGACCTGGGTGAGATCGAGCGGGAAGCCGTAGGTGTCGTAGAGGAGGAAGGCGTCCGCCCCGGCCAGCTCCTTCGCGTCCCCCAGCTCCTCGAGCTTCTGCTCGAGGATCCGCAGGCCGCGATCGAGGGTGCGCCGGAAGCTCTTCTCCTCGCGGGTGGCGACCTCGAGGATGAAGGCCTTCTGCTCGGCGAGCTCGGGGAAGGCCTCGCTCATCACCGAGACGACCCGCTCGCAGATCCGCGACAGGAAGACCTCCTCGAAGCCCAGGCGCTTCCCGTGGCGGATGCCCCGCCGCATGATCCGGCGCAGCACGTAGCCGCGCCCCTCGTTCGAGGGCATCACCCCGTCGGCGACCAGGAAGGTCGTCGCGCGAGCGTGGTCGGCGATCACCCGCATCGAGATGTCGTCCTCGCTCATGCCGCCGCCGTAGGTCTTGCCGGAGGCCGCCTCGACCTCGGCGATGACGTCGCGCAGCAGGTCGACCTCGTAGTTGCTGTCCTTGCCGGCGACGACCGCCGCGACCCGCTCGAGGCCCATGCCGGTGTCGATCGAGGGCTTGGGCAGGGGGGTCAGGGTGCCGTCCGCCGAGCGATCGAACTGCATGAAGACGAGGTTCCAGACCTCGAGGTGGCGATCGCACTCGCACTCGACGCCCAGGCAGGTCGGCTCGCTGCAGGGCAGGTGGTCGCCCTGGAAGTAGTGGACCTCGGAGCAGGGCCCGCAGGGGCCGGTGTCGCCCATCTGCCAGAAGTTGTCCTTCTCGCCGAGGCGCAGGATGCGCTCCCTCGGGACCCTGATCTGCCGCTCCCAGATCTCGGCGGCCTCGTCGTCGTCGCGGAAGACGGTCACCGTGAGGCGGTCGACGTCCAGGCCCAGCTCTCCGACCAGGAAGTCCCAGCTCCAGCGGATCGCGTCCTCCTTGAAGTAGTCGCCGAAGGAGAAGTTCCCCAGCATCTCGAAGAAGGTGTGGTGGCGGGCGGTGACGCCCACGTTCTCGAGATCGTTGTGCTTGCCGCCGGCGCGAACGCACTTCTGGGTGCTGGTGGCCCGCTGGTAGTCGCGGGTCTCCCTCCCGGTGAAGACGTCCTTGAACTGCACCATCCCGGCGTTGGTGAAGAGCAAGGTCGGATCGTTGGCGGGGACCAGGGAGGAGGACCTCACGACCCGGTGATCGTGGGCGGCGAAGAAGACGAGGAAGCGGTTGCGGATCTCGGTGGCGGTGAGTGCGGACATGGCGGTAATTCCAGGGAAATCGTGCGGACGGGCACGGCCGGGGTCAAACCCCTACCCTATGTGGTGGGTGCCGTCAGGGGGAAGGTGGGTGAAAAACCGGGCGCCCGCCACCACGCCGGCCGCCGGGCCGTTGCTTCCTGCGGGTGGGAGGGGATAGGTTGCGCCGGGGCTGCCGGGGCGCTCCATCTTCGCATCCTTCTCGAACGAGGCCCTGGACCACCCCCTCATGTCTGCTTCGCGCGCCGC contains these protein-coding regions:
- the alaS gene encoding alanine--tRNA ligase; this encodes MSALTATEIRNRFLVFFAAHDHRVVRSSSLVPANDPTLLFTNAGMVQFKDVFTGRETRDYQRATSTQKCVRAGGKHNDLENVGVTARHHTFFEMLGNFSFGDYFKEDAIRWSWDFLVGELGLDVDRLTVTVFRDDDEAAEIWERQIRVPRERILRLGEKDNFWQMGDTGPCGPCSEVHYFQGDHLPCSEPTCLGVECECDRHLEVWNLVFMQFDRSADGTLTPLPKPSIDTGMGLERVAAVVAGKDSNYEVDLLRDVIAEVEAASGKTYGGGMSEDDISMRVIADHARATTFLVADGVMPSNEGRGYVLRRIMRRGIRHGKRLGFEEVFLSRICERVVSVMSEAFPELAEQKAFILEVATREEKSFRRTLDRGLRILEQKLEELGDAKELAGADAFLLYDTYGFPLDLTQVILRERGLTVDEIGFQKALDDQKAGSGGKLGAGEAVDDLFLSWAERYGETDFLGYEAEAGEGRVLAMAREGQEVAEASAGQTVELILDRSPFYAESGGQVGDEGTLTAEGFAAKVSQTHKPAGLHVHVCEITEGSLKVEQKVVASVDGERRRKIRANHSATHLLHLALQETLGDHAKQKGSLVAPDLLRFDYAHFEPLSEEETEAIERRVNRLVALNAPSVTEVLGFEEARGKGAMAIFGEKYGDSVRTVRIGEESLELCGGTHVERAGDIGFFKIVSDASIASGIRRIVAVTGEAAVERVLEEERTLRRAGEALKAAPRELAARAEAAVARVKELEREVHRLEQKLATASSSDLLDNLREVHGVKVLATKVEVKEAKGLRELADKLRDRLGSGVVALGAENDGKATLLVAVTKDLTGRLRAGDLVREIAPLVDGRGGGKPDLAQAGGTRPEAIEQALARVYDLIPEA